Within Cellulophaga sp. L1A9, the genomic segment GTTAATTACAGTATAAACAATCCGTAAATTAAAAGAATTTGTTGGTATAAATTATCAAAAAAACCATAATCATTACTTTAAGTTTATGTAAAATACAATGCAATAAAGTGCACATTAGGCGGTATTAAAATTTTGATTTAATTATAAGATAACATTCACATAAAATAAATTGAAATTTGATTTTCTTCTTTTGCAGTATCCATATAATCTTATACCGCACAAATGAAAACAACCCAAGAATTTGAAAAAATATATTCTAATTACTGGGAAAAACTCTATGTTTTCGCTTTTAAAATGACGGGAGATACGAACCTTTCGAAAAACATAATCCAAGATGTTTTCACCAACTTATGGGAACGAAGAGGTGAGGTCAAGATTATTTCTATTGAAAGTTTTCTATTTAGAGCGGTAAAAAATCAGGTTCTAAAATTTTATCGAGAACAAAAATTCAATGCTACGACACTTGATGAGACCCTTGAAAAACTTATAGAAGACACTCCTGAATATTCCCCATCAGACTATGTAGAATATTTAAATCCACTCTTGGACAAGCTACCAGAAAAACGGAGAGAAATTCTTTTAATGAACAAGCTACAGGAAATGAATATTGATCAGATTGCAGAAGAATTACAACTTTCTAAGCAAACTGTAAAAAATCAATTATCATCTGCTCTAAGACAAATTAGAGTGGAATTGACACAGTTGAGTTGGTTATTTTTAGGACTAATCTCATTTTCTTTTTTACTTAATGTTTGCTTAAACTTATCGTAACATTTGGCGATAGTACGCATTGCTGTTTTCTGGTACTTACTAGTAGAAAACAAGTTTATGCATCAAGAATCTACATCTATTCTCAAAAAATTATTCTCGAAAAGTATTCATAAAAAAACGAATGCCTCAGAGGATAAACTACTCACTATTCTTCTCAGAAAAATATACCATACTGTTTCATGGGATGAAAAGACCATGGGAAACAAAAATGAGATTAAAGATGAGATTAGATCTGGAATCCCCATTACTCCTGTAAAAACCATAAACCTTACTTTTTTAAAATATGCTGCGGCCATAGCCATCATCACCTCTCTTATTATTGTATTTCAATACAAAACTATTTCTTCCAATATGCTGGTTGCCACAACAACGAACGTCCTAGATTCTATTGTCTTAAACGATGGTTCACTGGTCTATTTAGCCCCAAACTCTAGTTTAGAATATCCTGAAACATTTAAAGGAAAGCAACGAAATGTAACCCTTTTAAAAGGAAATGCTTTTTTTGATATCGCCAAAGACCCTGACCATCCTTTTATTATCCAATCAGGAAAAATAAAGACGAAGGTACTGGGCACGTCTTTTCATATTCGAATGGAGGAAAAAGAATGTAGCGTAGCTGTAGTTACAGGTAAAGTTGAAGTGCGCTACCAAAACAACATTGAAAATTTAATTCCTGGAGAAGAAGTACACACCAAGGGTAACGCGCTGAAAAAAGAAATGCTAAAAAGTATTATGAGCCTTAATTGGTATAACCAAGATGTACCCCTGAAGGCGATAAAACTTAATGAGGTGTTGCACTTAATTCAGCTAAAATATGGTGTAAAAAATACGATCAAAAACAGCAAAATAAACAACCTAAAACTCACGCTATTTATCGGCAAAAAGGCTAGTGTTGAAGAAATTATAAGTCAAATAAACTATATAACCAATTTAAATCTGCGCTATGAAAATGAAATAATTACTACTGATTAAAATTAAAAAAACCGCAATTGCTACGAACAATTGCGGCAAATGTTCAAGCATTATTCACTAACACTTAAATAAATGTATTTTAAAAATATTCCTTTTAAATTAAAACCAATACTTTTTTTAGTATTAAGTTCATTTTTCATCCAAATAGGATGGTCAAATGATGCCCTAAAAAACCAAAACACGATAACGGTTAATTATACAAATGCAGATTTAATTACACTATTAAATGAAGTAAGCGCACAATCTTCCTATAACTTTAGTTATGGAGAAGACATCCTAAAAGATGCTAAAAAGTATACGGTTTCTTATCACAATACTTCCTTAGCTACTGCTTTAAAAGATTTAGGGGCAAAGGCTGGTTTCTCTTATCGTATTACAAACAAGGTAATACTCTTAAAGAAAATAACTCCTGAAACCACCAATACAGTAGCACAGCAAACCATCTCCGGTGTTGTCTTGGATGAGAACAACGCTCCATTACCCGGTGCAAGCGTACAAGTTAAAGGAACTTCTAATGGGGTGGTTACCAATTTTGATGGAGAGTTTCAGATAGCAACTAGTATCGGAAGTATTTTAAAAATCTCTTATATTGGATATAAAACAGAAGAGGTTACTGTTTCTTCTACCACTATTAGAGCACAACTTTCCCCAGATGCAGCAGAGCTTAATGAAGTAGTCGTAATTGGTTATGGTAGCCAAACCAAAGCAGATGTAACTGGAGCCGTTACGCAATTAAAAGAATCTAGCTTTAGACAAGGTATCAATACTTCTCCTGATGGGTTATTACAAGGTAAAGTAGCTGGGGTACGTGTCGTAAATACAAGCGGAGAACCTGGTGCCGGTATAGATGTAAGTATTCGTGGTGTTGGCTCTATCCGTAGTGGTAGTAGTCCATTATTCGTTATTGACGGTGTGCCCTTAACCAATGATGATGTAAGCCCTTCTGGATCTAATGTGGGGTTTGGTTCTTCAAGTGCCAAAAACCCTTTAAATTTCTTAAATACAAGTGATATTGAATCTATAAATGTATTGAAAGATGCTTCTGCTGCTGCAATTTATGGTGCAAGAGGATCTAATGGGGTCGTAATCATCACTACAAAGAAAGGAAAAACAGGAAAAGCCTCTTTAACCTTAGATACTTATTTAGGAATGTCTACGGTAGCGAATAAAATGGATCTTCTAAATGCGGATGACTATAGAACTGCTATTACTGATGATGCTTTTGACCATGGTGCCACAACAGATTGGCAAGATGAAATTTATAGAACAGCTATTACAAAAAGTAATGTCTTATCCTACTCCAAAGCAAATGAGAGCGGAAACTACTATGTTTCCTTAGGAAACATGGATCAAGAAGGTATTGTGAGAAACAGTGAATTTAGCCGAACCTCTGGGAGAATAAATGTTGCTGAGAGTTTTTTAGACGATAAGCGTTTAAAAATTAAAGTAAACCTTACTGCCAGTGAAACTGTAGATAACGGAGTACCTACTAGTGATGATGGTGGTTCTAACGGGCAATTGATCATACATACATTAATGGCAAACCCTACAAGACCTGTATTTGATGAAAATGGGGAGTATACCAATTTTAATATGAATGCGCATTATAACCCAGCATACTTGCTGAGCATTTATGAAGACGAAACCAGAACAGTTCGTATTCTGGGAAACATAGAAGCTTCTTTGCGCCTTTTTAAAGGTTTGGAGTATAAACTGAATTACGGAATAGACCGCTCTATTGCGGAACGTAACACTACTATATATCCTAACCTTACGGATTTGAACCCGCTAGGAATGTATGTTCAAAATAATTTAGAATCTAAGAGTACTTTATTAGAGCACTATTTAACCTATACTCTATTGGCAGGAGAAAAGCATAAACTAGAAGTTTTAGGTGGTTTTTCTTATCAGAAGTTTGAACGTTCAGGAACTAATTTTAGCTTAGATAATATTCCTGAAAAAGACAACGGCGTTAAACCTGTATACAGTCCTACTTCTAATAATTCACAGATTAATGTTGGTGGTTTTGCTCAAGAGAATGAACTACAGTCTTATTTTGGAAGGTTTAATTATTCTTTTGATAGCAAGTATTTACTAACAGCTTCTATGCGTGCTGACGGTTCTACACGCTTTGGCGAAAATAGCAAGTATGGTTATTTTCCTTCTTTTGCTTTAGGATGGAATATTTCTGAGGAGAACTTTTTAGCAGATAGTCCTGTAGAAAGTCTTAAGTTAAGAGCAAGTTGGGGCCAAACAGGAAACCAAGAAGTACAAAACAAAATAACGCAAGCTAGCTATGCACTCTCTGGAGCAGACGGGTATTACTTATATGGCAATGATGCTTTAATTAATGGAATATCCGTATTAAGAACTCCAAATCCGGATCTTAAATGGGAAGTTGTTGAGCAGTACAATATTGGTTTAGATTTTAGCTTATGGAATAGAAAACTATATGGTTCCTTAGATTATTTCCAAAAAACGACTACGGATGCAATTTTAAACATCCCTTCTCAAGTATTGAGTCCAACAGATAATATTTGGGTAAATATAGATGGCGAAATTGTAAACTCTGGTTTAGAATTTATGATAGGCTCTAACCTTATTTCTAATACAAATTTTAGTTGGGACGTAGATGTTAATGGCGCAACATTAGCCAATGAAATTAAAAACCTACCCGTATCAGAAATACTTTCTGGTTCTATTTCTGGACCTGGTCAATCTGGCGTTTTAGCCAACATATATAAAAGTGGTTATGCTGCTGGGTCTTTTTATCTATTAGAGCATACAGGTTTTGATGAAGACGGATTTGATGTTTTTAACGACACTAATAATGACGGTAATATTACGGCAGATGATCGTATCATTATAGAAGGTGCTTTACCAAAATTTACTTACGGTTTCAACAGTCAAATGAAGTATAAGAATTTTGATTTCTCGTTCTCTTTAATTGGCCAAGCAGGTGGTTATTTAATAAACAACACGGGCTTAAACGCATTAAACATTAATAATTTGGCGTCAGACAGGAATGTTTCTACGGCCTATTATGAAACAGGTGCAAACCCAGCAAACTCACCTCAACTATCTACGTTCTATTTAGAAAAATCAGATTTTATTCGATTGAATACCGCTCGTTTAGGGTACAATTTACAAATGAATAACGTGAATTGGTTAGAAGGATTAAATCTATACATCACAGGGCAAAATCTTTTAACGATATCAAATTATTCTGGTTATGACCCACTAATTAATAGTCCAAAATCTAGTGGTGGAAATCAATCTTTAGGGATTGACTATTCTAGCTACCCAGGTTCTCGAACATTTATTTTAGGCGCAATTTTTAAATTATAACAGACTATGAACACGCAGAAAAAATTAAATATATTCAGCATTACTTTTGTAGTGCTAAGTCTACTCTTTAGTAGTTGCACAGATTTAGAAGAAGTTGTTCTTGATGAAGAATTAGGAGAACAAACAGCAGATCCAGAAGGAGTATTGGCTTCTGCTTATGACCGTTTAGGCGACAAAACTTTTGTAGATCATGGTGGTGTTTTTGCACTACAAGAATACACTACAGATATTGCCATGCTGCCTACACGAGGTAGTGACTGGGGAGATGGTGGTAAATGGAGGTCTATGCATGAGTTTACATGGGCACCAGACAATAGTATCATCACTGGCAACTGGAATTACCTTACCAATGGAATTACACGTTCTTTAACCGCCGTTGAAAGCATCTATACTTCTGATGCAAGTACTAGAGATTTATTTTTAGCCGAAGCTCGGGGTTTATTAGCATTCTATACCTATACCACCTTAGATCTTTACGGGCAAGCACCCTATAGAGATCCTTATGGAGGAGACCAAACCATACAAATTTTACAAGCGGGAGATGCCATTGATGATTTAATCATTGAAGTAGAAGCTATTATCCCAGATTTAGCTACTTTAGGAGAACAAGCTACGTATAATGGCCGTTTTACTAAAGAGGCTGCTTACGGTTTGCTAGCCACTATGTACTTAAATAGAGCGGTGTTTAAAGACCGCTACAATAGCGGCTCTTCTTATGATTTTACGGAAACATCATTAACTGCTGGCAGTAATGATATGGAGCAAGTAATTAAGTACACTTCATTATTAATCAATTCTGGAAAATTTGCTTTGGAAAGCAACTACTTTTCTAATTTCTCAATTGATAATGGCTCAAGTACTGAAATGATTTTTGCTGTTGTTCAAGAAATTGAAGCAGTGCGTTCTGGAGATAATGATTTTGGGTATGTTTCTGTAGCCAGAAATCAAAGACCTTCTCCGGCAAATAGAGGAACCAATGCGGCCTGTACTACTCCGGAGTTTTTTGCTACTTGGAGCGGTAATGAAAGTGATCCTCGTTTTTCTAGAAAATATCAATACGGTGACGGCACTTGGTTTATGAATGATGGCACAGATGTAAGTGTTCCTGCTGAAGATTTTGTTCCTGATTCAGAAAGCAATGCTTGGTTTCATTTTAATAGTGGTTTCTTAAACGGACCTCAGTACGGACCTATTTTAGATGGCAATGGAGGCTTTATTATGACTGCCGATGGTAGAATTGAAGTCTCTCCATTAGTGATGGAAAAAAGTACTGCTACTCCCATGGATTTTACTCCTGAACTTAACTTTGATAATCCCACTCAGGCTGTTTTTGCACAAAATCAAATCAACAGAGGGGTACGTATTTTTAAGTTTGAATACGATCCAGAAAATGGAAATGGTAGCAGTAAGGTTGATATTCCACTATACCGTTTGGGAGGAATGTATGCTATGCGCGCAGAAGCCTATTTTAGAAACGGACAAACAGGAGCTGCGTTAACCGATGTGAATCTGTTGAGAACAAGCCGAACTAGAGAATCGCTTTTTAGCAATGCTCCTGGCGAAGTCTTAACGGCTTTAGATGAAGAACAACTGTATAAAGAAATAGGATTTGAATTGTATTGGGAGTTGCAAAGAAGACCTCAAATGATCCGCTTTGGTACTTTTGATAGTGCATACACGGCTAAACCAGCAACAGAACCCTATAGAAGAATTTTTCCTATTCCACAGGAAACTATGGATGTCACCAAAGAATTTACACAGAATAACGGGTACTAAGTTTAGTTTTTTTACTAGTTTTTTTACACCGAAAGCTCCATAATTTATTTTATGGAGCTTTCTAATTTATTGGAGACAACTCGTAAAGAATCTTTGTTCTATTATCTATTTTGTTGGGATACTAATCCTCCTCTTCATCATCATCTTCATCATCATCTTCATCATCATCTTCATCATCATCTTCATCATCATCTTCATCATCATCTTCATCATCATTACAATCATCTTTAAACCTAAGACTTCTTAAACCACTTAGTAATTCTATCTTATTTCTTGCTTCATCATTCGCAAAGATAGATAGATCAATTATGGTCCAGATACCACTAATATCTGATAACTCCGGAATAGTAATTTCTAAATAGGTGAAGATCGTTAACTCCGTAGTAACCCAAGTACCCGTATAAGTTTCTGATGTAGCCGTACTCACCTCAACACTGCCATCTGCTTTAAAATTGAATGAAAAATCTTCGTAATCGTCCGTCTTATTGATGCCAAAAATTAAAAGCTTATCTACTTCCCAGGCATCACAGGTAGACCAAATAGTTGCAACTTCTTCCTCAGAACAATCATCACATTCCGTATCTTCTACATTATTATCTTCCTCATCACAGCTATCCTTAGAGCTCTCAATAATGGCTTCTAATTGCTCCATAGTGTTGACTTCTAATTCGGAACCATCCTTTAACAAGACCTGTATCGGAAAATCTATATTCACCACATGATTATCCGTCAAACTATCTAAAAAATCTAGCAACTCATGATCATTCTTTACCGTATTTGCACTCAGAACTTCTGTAATGGTATTAAATAAAGAAATACCTATGGGGTACTTAATATCAATACATTCAATATCCTCATCACTACTGTTTTCATCTCCACAGGCATTCCTATAAACTTCAAGCTCGGCTGTATTTGAAACTATAGCTTCTGAATAATCTGCAAAAATTACGGTGGCAGGGTATACTATTTCTAAGCTATCTTCATCAGCATCATCTAGACTAAAAACATCATTGATAAGATCCAAATCTTCAATACTCAATACTTCTATAGCTACGCCATTAACAACAACATCTACGGGAAGTTTCATAGCGATACAACTTGCTTGGTCTAAAATATTATCATAAGAGCCATCATGTAAGGCCGTTTGTGTAAGTAGCGTGTAAGCATTTGAGCCAACAAGCAACCTATCTTGTGGAGTAGCCCCCTCGAAGACGGACTCTTCTTTTCTACAGGAGGTATTTAGTAGGCTTAGAAAAAGTAATAAAAATCCTATTAATACGTTACTGTTTTTCATGGTTAGGAAAAATTAATGTGTTTTGTGTACTACTATAACACCTCAACGTTAAAAACTCCTGAAAATTTTAGAAAAAAGTTTTTGAGATTTTCTAATAAAAAAATATTGTATTGAAAAAAGACCTCCACGCAGATATTTGTAATGAAACATTATATGCCAATATCTACAATAAATACTCCAAAAGTCTTCATGATTTCCTATACTATAAGTATGGAGAGAATTTAAATCCTAGTGATAAAGCGCAAGAAGCGTTTATAAAATTATGGGAAAATTGCAAAAAAGTAACCCTAGAGAAGGCTAAATCTTTTTTATATACTGTTGCCAATAATTTAATGCTGAATGAATACAAG encodes:
- a CDS encoding RagB/SusD family nutrient uptake outer membrane protein yields the protein MNTQKKLNIFSITFVVLSLLFSSCTDLEEVVLDEELGEQTADPEGVLASAYDRLGDKTFVDHGGVFALQEYTTDIAMLPTRGSDWGDGGKWRSMHEFTWAPDNSIITGNWNYLTNGITRSLTAVESIYTSDASTRDLFLAEARGLLAFYTYTTLDLYGQAPYRDPYGGDQTIQILQAGDAIDDLIIEVEAIIPDLATLGEQATYNGRFTKEAAYGLLATMYLNRAVFKDRYNSGSSYDFTETSLTAGSNDMEQVIKYTSLLINSGKFALESNYFSNFSIDNGSSTEMIFAVVQEIEAVRSGDNDFGYVSVARNQRPSPANRGTNAACTTPEFFATWSGNESDPRFSRKYQYGDGTWFMNDGTDVSVPAEDFVPDSESNAWFHFNSGFLNGPQYGPILDGNGGFIMTADGRIEVSPLVMEKSTATPMDFTPELNFDNPTQAVFAQNQINRGVRIFKFEYDPENGNGSSKVDIPLYRLGGMYAMRAEAYFRNGQTGAALTDVNLLRTSRTRESLFSNAPGEVLTALDEEQLYKEIGFELYWELQRRPQMIRFGTFDSAYTAKPATEPYRRIFPIPQETMDVTKEFTQNNGY
- a CDS encoding RNA polymerase sigma-70 factor, whose translation is MKTTQEFEKIYSNYWEKLYVFAFKMTGDTNLSKNIIQDVFTNLWERRGEVKIISIESFLFRAVKNQVLKFYREQKFNATTLDETLEKLIEDTPEYSPSDYVEYLNPLLDKLPEKRREILLMNKLQEMNIDQIAEELQLSKQTVKNQLSSALRQIRVELTQLSWLFLGLISFSFLLNVCLNLS
- a CDS encoding FecR family protein — its product is MAIVRIAVFWYLLVENKFMHQESTSILKKLFSKSIHKKTNASEDKLLTILLRKIYHTVSWDEKTMGNKNEIKDEIRSGIPITPVKTINLTFLKYAAAIAIITSLIIVFQYKTISSNMLVATTTNVLDSIVLNDGSLVYLAPNSSLEYPETFKGKQRNVTLLKGNAFFDIAKDPDHPFIIQSGKIKTKVLGTSFHIRMEEKECSVAVVTGKVEVRYQNNIENLIPGEEVHTKGNALKKEMLKSIMSLNWYNQDVPLKAIKLNEVLHLIQLKYGVKNTIKNSKINNLKLTLFIGKKASVEEIISQINYITNLNLRYENEIITTD
- a CDS encoding TonB-dependent receptor — translated: MYFKNIPFKLKPILFLVLSSFFIQIGWSNDALKNQNTITVNYTNADLITLLNEVSAQSSYNFSYGEDILKDAKKYTVSYHNTSLATALKDLGAKAGFSYRITNKVILLKKITPETTNTVAQQTISGVVLDENNAPLPGASVQVKGTSNGVVTNFDGEFQIATSIGSILKISYIGYKTEEVTVSSTTIRAQLSPDAAELNEVVVIGYGSQTKADVTGAVTQLKESSFRQGINTSPDGLLQGKVAGVRVVNTSGEPGAGIDVSIRGVGSIRSGSSPLFVIDGVPLTNDDVSPSGSNVGFGSSSAKNPLNFLNTSDIESINVLKDASAAAIYGARGSNGVVIITTKKGKTGKASLTLDTYLGMSTVANKMDLLNADDYRTAITDDAFDHGATTDWQDEIYRTAITKSNVLSYSKANESGNYYVSLGNMDQEGIVRNSEFSRTSGRINVAESFLDDKRLKIKVNLTASETVDNGVPTSDDGGSNGQLIIHTLMANPTRPVFDENGEYTNFNMNAHYNPAYLLSIYEDETRTVRILGNIEASLRLFKGLEYKLNYGIDRSIAERNTTIYPNLTDLNPLGMYVQNNLESKSTLLEHYLTYTLLAGEKHKLEVLGGFSYQKFERSGTNFSLDNIPEKDNGVKPVYSPTSNNSQINVGGFAQENELQSYFGRFNYSFDSKYLLTASMRADGSTRFGENSKYGYFPSFALGWNISEENFLADSPVESLKLRASWGQTGNQEVQNKITQASYALSGADGYYLYGNDALINGISVLRTPNPDLKWEVVEQYNIGLDFSLWNRKLYGSLDYFQKTTTDAILNIPSQVLSPTDNIWVNIDGEIVNSGLEFMIGSNLISNTNFSWDVDVNGATLANEIKNLPVSEILSGSISGPGQSGVLANIYKSGYAAGSFYLLEHTGFDEDGFDVFNDTNNDGNITADDRIIIEGALPKFTYGFNSQMKYKNFDFSFSLIGQAGGYLINNTGLNALNINNLASDRNVSTAYYETGANPANSPQLSTFYLEKSDFIRLNTARLGYNLQMNNVNWLEGLNLYITGQNLLTISNYSGYDPLINSPKSSGGNQSLGIDYSSYPGSRTFILGAIFKL